TCCTCTTCGGCCGGCATTGTATGAATAGTCGTAGCTGTTGCGGTAGCCATAGTAGGGTCTATGTCCATAATAGGGTCTGTATCCATAGTAAGGGTAGTATGAAGGGTAGCTCCATCCAAATCCTCCACCATAATAAGGATAGCCCCATCCGTTATATCCGTATCCGAAGCCACCGTAATAAGGGTAGCCAAATCCTAGGCCAAATGATAATCCCCAAGTGTTAGGATATATGTTTACAGATACATCTTGTACATTGCTTCCCCAAGCTGGGTAGCTTATACTTGAGCTTGTTATGCTGTCGTCTATTCCATTGTATGAACTATAGTTATCAACATTTGTGAAGATTTCTGTAGGTTCATCATTGTTTTGTAGGGAACTAAAATACTCTTTGTATTGATTATTAGTACCTGTTGTAGTAACTCTTTCAGTGTAATTATTTGAAGAAGCTCCGTATATTCCGTCATTGTCGTAATAAGAGCTATTTTGATAAGAACCACACGAAGTTACTAGCAAACACAGTACACCTATAGTTGAGAAAAGGGCTGTGTTTTTTTTGAAAAAAATATTAGTTTTCATATCTGTGGGTTTTTTATTGTTGGACAATACAAAAATAGTTAGTTTTGTGGAACTATTTAGTTAAAATAAGTTAAACAAAATTTGTGCCAAACTATTCAATATGAGTAAGAACCTTACTACAAGATCAGAAGATTATTCGAAATGGTATAACGAGCTGGTTGTAAAAGCGGATTTAGCCGAGAATTCAGGAGTTAGAGGATGTATGGTTATTAAGCCGTACGGATATGCTATTTGGGAAAAAATGCAAGCTGAATTAGATCGAAAATTTAAAGAAACAGGACATCAGAATGCTTATTTCCCGTTATTCGTTCCTAAGAGCATGTTTGAAGCAGAAGAGAAAAATGCTGAAGGATTTGCGAAAGAATGTGCTATTGTTACGCATTATAGATTAAAGAATGATCCGGATAAACCCGGAAAATTAATGGTTGACCCTAATGCTAAGTTAGAGGAAGAATTAATTGTTCGTCCAACAAGTGAAGCTATTATATGGTCTACTTATAAAGGTTGGGTGCAATCATACCGTGATTTGCCTTTATTGATTAATCAGTGGGCGAATGTTGTTCGTTGGGAAATGAGAACTCGACTATTTTTAAGAACGGCAGAATTTTTATGGCAAGAAGGGCATACTGCTCATGCTACAAGAAGTGAAGCTATCGAAGAGTCTGAGAAAATGATGAATGTATATGCGGAATTCGCTGAGGGTTTTATGGCAATTCCTGTTGTGAAAGGACTTAAAACAGAGTCAGAGCGATTTGCAGGTGCAGAAGAAACCTATTGTATTGAAGCGTTGATGCAGGACGGAAAAGCATTGCAAGCAGGAACGTCACATTTCTTAGGGCAGAATTTTGCTAAAGCATTTGATGTGAAGTTTGCTAATGCCGAAGGAAAGCAAGAATATGTTTGGGGAACTTCTTGGGGAGTATCTACTCGACTAATGGGGGCTTTGGTGATGACGCACTCAGATGATAAAGGATTGGTTTTGCCTCCAAACTTGGCTCCTATACAAGTGGTGATTGTTCCTATTCATAAAACAGATGAGCAATTGGCAGAGATTTCAGTTGTGGTAAATGAATTGGTTTCTCAATTGAGAAAGCTTAATGTTGCTGTGAAATATGATGATAGAACAACGCAGAAGCCAGGGTTTAAATTTAATGAATACGAATTGAAAGGAGTGCCAATTAGAATTGCGGTAGGTCCTAAGGATTTAGAAAACGGAACTTTTGAGGTTGCAAGAAGAGATACTTTGACAAAAGAAATAGTTTCGAAAGATGGAATTGTGACTTATGTGAATGATTTATTAGCGCAAATTCAAGTTGATTTATTTAATAAAGCATTAGATTATCGTAATTCGCATATTACTGAAGTAAGTAATTTTGAAGAATTTAAAGATGTCTTGGAGAATAAAGGTGGTTTTGTATCAGCACATTGGGATGGAACTATAGCTACGGAAGAGAAAATTAAAGACTTGGTAAAGGCGACTATTAGATGTATTCCATTGGATGGTGTAGAGGAGGCGGGAAGCTGTGTGTTTACTGGTAATCCTTCTTCTAGAAGAGTGCTTTTTGCTAAGGCATATTAAAAAAAATAATTTTTTTTGCATTAGCTATTGTGGAACTCAAAAATAGATGTATCTTTGCATCCGCATTAGGGAAGCAGGCCCGTTCGTCTATCGGTTAGGACGCATGGTTTTCATCCATGTAAGAGCGGTTCGATTCCGCTACGGGCTACTACTTTTTTTGCGTGTTAAAAGTTATTTGAAGATTGAAGAATAAAATGGCCCGTTCGTCTATCGGTTAGGACGCATGGTTTTCATCCATGTAAGAGCGGTTCGATTCCGCTACGGGCTACAAAATTCAATTTTCATTAGCATTGAAAAAAAAACTTAGAAGAATACGGTCCGTTCGTCTAGGGGTTAGGACTTCAGGATTTCGTCCTGGTAACAGGGGTTCGATTCCCTTACGGACTACAAGAATTAGTTGTGAATAAGTTTTGTAGAATAGGAGCTGGTGTCTCGGTTTTTATTTTATTAGTTAAAGCTAAAGTGATTGTTTTACAATTGTGGGAGGCTTTTCTTTTTTAACTAGTATTTATAATTATTATATCTAAAAATTAAGAAAAATGGCAAATCATAAGTCAGCATTAAAAAGAATAAGAAGTAACGAAAAAAGAAGAGTTCTTAACAGATACCAACACAAGACTACTCGTAACGCTATAAAAGCATTAAGAATAGCTACTGATAAGCAAGATGCTACTTCAAAATTATCAAGTGTAATTTCTATGATTGATAAATTAGCTAAGAAAAATATCATTCATGATAACAAAGCTTCTAATTTAAAATCTAAATTAACTAAATTGGTTGCTAAATTGTAATTTACAATTTGCTAAAAATATATAAAAGTTCTCTTTCAGAGGACTTTTTTTATGCCCTAAAAAAAAGCTCCTTAATAATTTAAGGAGCTTTTTTTTGTTTCTAGGTACTCATTTTGTTTTTTATGTATTCTAGCATTTGTGTTGTTACTGGTTTTGAAAGGAAGTCGAGGATCATTGGGTAGGTTTTTGCTTTCTCTAAGTCATCAGGGTCAATTGTAGAGGAGAGTATGATTACGTTTGTACTATTGAAGTCGGAGTAGTTTGGTGTTGAAAAAAGATCTAAGAATTCCCAGCCTCCCATTACGGGCATGTTTAGATCTAAGAAAATAAGGCTTGGTTTTTTATTATTGAGGTCTGCAGGTGTAGTGTTTTTAAGAGTGTTGAAGTATGATAAGGCTTCTTCTCCGTTTTGAGCTGTAATTAGTTCTTTGGAAAATTCAGCTTTTGTGATTACTTTTTTGCATAACATTAGTGCTATGGGGTCGTCGTCTATGCATAAAATTTGATCAAACATTTTATTTGTTTTTAAATATTAGAGTAAATGAGGTTCCTTTGTTAACCTCGCTGTCTATACTAATTGTTCCTCCCATTGTTTCTACTTGGGATTTTACTAAGTATAATCCAAGTCCTTTACTGTCTGGGTAGTTGTGAAATCTTTGGTAAAGCCCGAAAACTTTATCTCTGTTTCGCTCTAGGTCGATTCCAATTCCGTTGTCTTTAAAAGTTAGTGTGATGTTGTCTTCGGTTTGATTGGCTGAAATAGTGATTTTTAATTTGCGATCTTCTGATCTGTATTTAATGGAGTTGGTTAATAGGTTTAGTAATATGCTTTCTATGTATGCTTTGTTGATGTTTAATACTGCTACTTTTTCAAAATTTAGTTTTATTATTGGTTTGTGTAGTTCGATCTGGAAACTTAGTTGATTGAATACATTTTCGAAAACTTCATTTAGTAGAACTTCTTCTTTTTGGATTGATGGGTTGTCTTTGATTATGATAACTTTTACTAAGTCGTTGATTGTTTCGTTTAGTAAGTGTGTTGATTTATTGAAACCGTTAAGTATTTCCTTTAGTTCTTCGTTCTCAATAGGGATGTCTTCTATGAGGTTTAGCAATCCTGTTAGGTTAGATAGGGGAGATCTAAGATTGTGTGATGTTATATAGGAGAATTGTTTTAGATCTTTATTGTTTTGAGTTAGTTCTCTAATAAGGTGTTCTTTTTCTTTTTCAAGTTTTTTCTCTTCTGTAATGTCTCTTTGGATTGATATCCAGTGTGATACTTTGTTTTCAGAATTGAAGATGGGTATCATAGAGTAGCGAACCCAGTATTCTTCTTTGCTTTTTGTATAGCTAATAGTTTCTATTAGACATTCTTCTTCATTTTTTATGGCTTTAATTAGTTTTCTAAGTTCGCGAGAATCTGATTTTGGGCCTTTGAATATATTAGGGGATTTTCCTATTATTTCTTCAGATTGGTAACCAGACATTTTTGAAAAAGAAGGGTTTACGTATACGATTTGAGGGATTTTTCCATCACTGTAATCGGCTTCTGTGATTAAGATGGAGTCTCGAGATTGGGTAATTACGGTTTCGAGTAATTTTAGTCGCTGTTCTTCTTCTTTTTGTTTAGTTATATCTTGTATAGCACCAATCATTCTTATTGCTCTTCCGTTTTCGTCTTTTAAGAGGAAACTACGGTGAAGTATGTATTTATAGGTAGCATCGGCACATCTAAATCGGTATTGATCTTGCCATTTTTCTGTTTTTTGTTCTATAAATGAATATAGTTTTACTGACATTTTGATGCTGTCTTCGGGGTGAATTTTGTCAAACCACCATTTCGAGCTGTTGTCAATTTCTTCTTGTTTGTATCCAAAAACATTTTCAATTCCTTTGTTCCAGGTAATGCTGTCTTCTTGAATTTTCCAGTCCCAAATTGTGTCGCTAGTTGCCTTTGCTACTATGTTATATTTTTCGTTTGATTCTTTAATTTCGTCATTGTATTTTTTTAGTTTTTCTAATACAGAGATGTTTCTAGTGTCGTTTTTTGATAGTACATATCGGTACAAAAGACCAGTTAAAATAATGAATACTAGGTCTTTTACGAAGCTGAAGTAATAGTATTGGGTATTTGAAATATTGTTAAGTAGGTATTTATGGCAAAGTATTGCCAGAAATAAGGAAATGACAAAGTAAATTAATGTAATTTGATTGGTTTTGTTTTTCATTACTCAAATATAATTAATAATTACCAAATTATTAAACATCGATTATAAGATATTTAAAACACTTGATTTTAATGTAGTTTTTAGGTGTAATCAGTTAACAATATGTAAACTATTGTTTAAAAATAATGTTTTTATAAAAATAAAGTGTACCTTTGCACCCATTAAAAATCTCAGATGGAATCTATTAGAAATATTGCAATTATTGCCCACGTCGATCACGGTAAAACCACTTTGGTTGATAAAATTATGTATCACTGTCAGTTATTTCGTGACAACGAAAACACAGGTGATTTAATACTTGATAATAATGATTTAGAACGCGAGAGAGGTATTACTATTACTTCTAAGAACGTTTCAGTTCAATATAAAGGAACTAAAATCAATA
The nucleotide sequence above comes from Flavobacterium branchiarum. Encoded proteins:
- the proS gene encoding proline--tRNA ligase, which produces MSKNLTTRSEDYSKWYNELVVKADLAENSGVRGCMVIKPYGYAIWEKMQAELDRKFKETGHQNAYFPLFVPKSMFEAEEKNAEGFAKECAIVTHYRLKNDPDKPGKLMVDPNAKLEEELIVRPTSEAIIWSTYKGWVQSYRDLPLLINQWANVVRWEMRTRLFLRTAEFLWQEGHTAHATRSEAIEESEKMMNVYAEFAEGFMAIPVVKGLKTESERFAGAEETYCIEALMQDGKALQAGTSHFLGQNFAKAFDVKFANAEGKQEYVWGTSWGVSTRLMGALVMTHSDDKGLVLPPNLAPIQVVIVPIHKTDEQLAEISVVVNELVSQLRKLNVAVKYDDRTTQKPGFKFNEYELKGVPIRIAVGPKDLENGTFEVARRDTLTKEIVSKDGIVTYVNDLLAQIQVDLFNKALDYRNSHITEVSNFEEFKDVLENKGGFVSAHWDGTIATEEKIKDLVKATIRCIPLDGVEEAGSCVFTGNPSSRRVLFAKAY
- a CDS encoding PAS domain-containing sensor histidine kinase, encoding MKNKTNQITLIYFVISLFLAILCHKYLLNNISNTQYYYFSFVKDLVFIILTGLLYRYVLSKNDTRNISVLEKLKKYNDEIKESNEKYNIVAKATSDTIWDWKIQEDSITWNKGIENVFGYKQEEIDNSSKWWFDKIHPEDSIKMSVKLYSFIEQKTEKWQDQYRFRCADATYKYILHRSFLLKDENGRAIRMIGAIQDITKQKEEEQRLKLLETVITQSRDSILITEADYSDGKIPQIVYVNPSFSKMSGYQSEEIIGKSPNIFKGPKSDSRELRKLIKAIKNEEECLIETISYTKSKEEYWVRYSMIPIFNSENKVSHWISIQRDITEEKKLEKEKEHLIRELTQNNKDLKQFSYITSHNLRSPLSNLTGLLNLIEDIPIENEELKEILNGFNKSTHLLNETINDLVKVIIIKDNPSIQKEEVLLNEVFENVFNQLSFQIELHKPIIKLNFEKVAVLNINKAYIESILLNLLTNSIKYRSEDRKLKITISANQTEDNITLTFKDNGIGIDLERNRDKVFGLYQRFHNYPDSKGLGLYLVKSQVETMGGTISIDSEVNKGTSFTLIFKNK
- the rpsT gene encoding 30S ribosomal protein S20, with amino-acid sequence MANHKSALKRIRSNEKRRVLNRYQHKTTRNAIKALRIATDKQDATSKLSSVISMIDKLAKKNIIHDNKASNLKSKLTKLVAKL
- a CDS encoding response regulator, encoding MFDQILCIDDDPIALMLCKKVITKAEFSKELITAQNGEEALSYFNTLKNTTPADLNNKKPSLIFLDLNMPVMGGWEFLDLFSTPNYSDFNSTNVIILSSTIDPDDLEKAKTYPMILDFLSKPVTTQMLEYIKNKMST